The Urbifossiella limnaea genome has a window encoding:
- a CDS encoding ABC transporter ATP-binding protein, translating into MLELIDATKTYVQGRRTVNAVRGVSLQITGGEFVTIMGPSGSGKSTLMHLMGALDTPSTGRAVFQGQDLQTMSDRQRSLLRRDRIGFVFQAFNLLPTLTGAENVALPLLLGGMARRAALDRGRECLTKVNMGHRADHFPDEMSGGEMQRVAVARALVADPEAVLCDEPTGNLDTATSREILSLLAALPEPGRRAVVMVTHDPSAAAYGTRLVQIRDGLVEADGPVCGTEGRGD; encoded by the coding sequence ATGCTCGAACTCATCGACGCCACCAAGACCTACGTCCAGGGCCGCCGCACGGTGAACGCCGTGCGCGGCGTCAGCCTGCAAATCACCGGCGGCGAGTTCGTCACCATCATGGGGCCGTCCGGGTCCGGCAAGTCCACGCTGATGCACCTCATGGGCGCCCTCGACACGCCGAGTACCGGCCGCGCCGTCTTCCAGGGGCAAGACCTGCAAACCATGTCCGACCGGCAGCGCTCGCTGCTGCGGCGCGACCGCATCGGCTTCGTGTTCCAGGCGTTCAACCTGCTGCCCACGCTCACCGGCGCCGAGAACGTCGCGCTGCCGCTGCTGCTGGGGGGCATGGCCCGCCGCGCCGCGCTCGACCGCGGTCGGGAGTGCCTGACGAAGGTGAACATGGGCCACCGCGCCGACCACTTCCCCGACGAGATGAGCGGCGGCGAGATGCAGCGCGTCGCGGTGGCGCGGGCGCTCGTGGCCGACCCCGAGGCGGTGCTCTGCGACGAACCCACCGGCAACCTCGACACCGCCACCAGCCGGGAAATCCTGTCGCTGCTCGCGGCGCTGCCGGAACCGGGGCGGCGGGCCGTCGTCATGGTCACGCACGACCCCAGCGCCGCGGCCTACGGCACCCGCCTGGTGCAGATCCGCGACGGGCTCGTGGAAGCGGACGGACCGGTTTGTGGGACTGAGGGCCGGGGGGACTGA
- a CDS encoding four helix bundle protein, translated as MSTKRFQDLTVYQVAEQLADELWSIVGGWPLLARDTVGKQMVRAADSVGANIAEGSGRGSYQDNRRFVRIARGSLYETQHWLRRAFKRKLLAPEQVERVQLLVERLAPLLNGYLRSIGQTNPSADAPPPDTPE; from the coding sequence GTGTCGACCAAGCGGTTTCAAGACCTGACCGTGTACCAGGTCGCCGAGCAGCTGGCCGACGAGTTGTGGTCGATCGTGGGGGGGTGGCCGCTGCTGGCGCGGGACACGGTCGGCAAGCAGATGGTGCGTGCGGCCGACAGCGTCGGGGCGAACATCGCCGAGGGCTCGGGCCGCGGGAGCTACCAGGACAACCGCCGGTTCGTGCGGATCGCCCGCGGGTCGCTGTACGAAACGCAACACTGGCTCCGCCGGGCGTTCAAGCGTAAGCTCCTCGCCCCGGAGCAGGTCGAGCGGGTTCAGCTTTTGGTCGAGCGGCTCGCCCCGCTCCTGAACGGCTACCTCCGCTCGATCGGCCAAACCAACCCGAGCGCCGACGCCCCCCCGCCGGATACGCCGGAATAG